A stretch of Desulfitobacterium dichloroeliminans LMG P-21439 DNA encodes these proteins:
- a CDS encoding DMT family transporter, with amino-acid sequence MNKFLSLPAIIAAISGVTMALQGTLNSELYQKSSILATTLVVHIIGTVVALIAVLIARVPFLEYNWLSIPWYLYLGGVLSVVIVGLVALSIPKIGVCNATTAIIIGQVGAALIIDHLGLFGTERLAWNPWQLLGLILFAAGAKLLYT; translated from the coding sequence ATGAATAAATTTTTATCTCTTCCCGCTATTATAGCTGCTATCTCCGGTGTCACCATGGCTCTTCAAGGCACATTGAATTCTGAACTCTATCAAAAATCGTCAATTTTAGCCACCACCTTGGTAGTTCATATAATCGGAACTGTCGTGGCATTAATTGCAGTCCTAATCGCTCGGGTCCCGTTCTTAGAATACAATTGGCTTTCTATACCATGGTATCTTTATCTTGGCGGAGTTCTTAGTGTCGTTATTGTTGGATTAGTAGCCTTGAGCATTCCCAAGATTGGTGTATGCAACGCGACAACCGCTATTATCATCGGTCAGGTGGGCGCTGCCCTTATTATTGATCATCTCGGACTATTCGGCACTGAGCGTCTTGCTTGGAATCCTTGGCAATTACTCGGATTGATTCTCTTTGCCGCTGGGGCCAAGCTCCTCTATACTTAA
- the uvrC gene encoding excinuclease ABC subunit UvrC: MERLRKKLSLLPDKPGVYLMKDTSGQIIYVGKAKILKNRVRSYFTGSHNGKTQLMISQIADFETILTDSEVEALLLECNLIKKHNPKYNILLRDDKTYPFITITDEDHPRILVTRQVKKGAGKYYGPYPNATAAKEAARLLNRLFPFRKCRQIPSKPCLYYHLGQCLGPCTQNVPRVAYETIRKDAATFLKGDQGAILKALQSKMIQAAENLEFERAQEFRDLIEDLKKVGEKQNITLNDFVDRDVVGYAFSRDQLCIQIFYLRQGKLLSRDNFIFPYYEEPEEAFISFLAQFYTESPTLPQEILLPPLDLSVLGKLFPMVIPQKGQKHDLVQMAMENAQTTLHEQISIEIRDLEECTQALEEIGNALNIPSPRTIESFDISNIAGTHSVAGMIQFMDGKPNRSQYRKFKIQPMPTMDDTASMHQVIERRYARLLQESLPLPDLILVDGGKGQINAAKEALAALKVDIYVAGMVKNDRHQTSVLMDSAGHPHFFERRSAGFRLLERIQNEVHRFAITFHRQQRTKSMMLSELDGIPGVGQKRRQQLLRYFKSIDNIRQANLEDLQKAGLPSSAAAAIYAHFNDKGVKL, translated from the coding sequence ATGGAGAGACTTCGCAAAAAACTTAGTTTATTACCGGACAAACCGGGAGTTTATCTTATGAAAGATACTTCCGGCCAAATCATATATGTAGGCAAAGCCAAAATCCTTAAAAACCGAGTCCGTTCGTATTTCACGGGTTCCCATAATGGAAAAACTCAGCTGATGATTAGCCAAATTGCAGACTTTGAGACTATTCTCACGGATTCAGAAGTAGAGGCCTTGCTTTTAGAATGCAATTTAATCAAAAAACATAATCCCAAATACAATATTTTATTGAGAGATGATAAAACCTACCCTTTTATAACGATTACCGATGAAGATCATCCGCGCATCTTAGTAACACGGCAGGTAAAAAAGGGAGCAGGAAAATATTACGGACCCTATCCTAATGCGACAGCAGCCAAGGAAGCGGCGCGCTTGCTGAATCGACTTTTCCCCTTTCGCAAATGTCGTCAGATTCCTAGCAAGCCCTGTCTTTACTATCATCTTGGTCAATGTCTAGGTCCATGTACCCAGAATGTGCCCCGAGTGGCCTATGAGACTATTCGCAAGGATGCTGCCACCTTTCTCAAGGGGGATCAAGGAGCCATCCTTAAAGCCTTACAGTCCAAGATGATACAGGCTGCGGAGAACTTAGAATTTGAACGAGCCCAAGAATTTAGGGACCTGATTGAAGATCTTAAGAAAGTCGGAGAAAAGCAGAATATCACCTTAAACGACTTTGTGGATCGAGATGTGGTAGGATATGCTTTTTCTCGAGATCAACTATGTATACAAATTTTTTATCTACGCCAAGGCAAACTCCTCTCCCGGGATAATTTTATCTTCCCCTATTATGAAGAACCGGAAGAGGCCTTCATCTCTTTTTTAGCCCAGTTCTATACCGAAAGCCCCACCCTTCCCCAAGAAATACTCTTGCCTCCGCTTGATCTCAGCGTATTAGGCAAGCTTTTCCCCATGGTTATACCTCAAAAGGGCCAAAAGCATGATTTAGTCCAGATGGCCATGGAAAATGCCCAAACCACTTTACACGAACAGATCTCCATCGAAATTCGCGATTTGGAAGAATGCACCCAAGCCCTAGAGGAAATCGGGAATGCTTTAAACATACCCTCCCCGCGAACGATCGAATCCTTTGACATTTCCAATATTGCGGGAACTCATAGTGTCGCTGGTATGATACAATTCATGGATGGAAAACCGAATCGCAGTCAATATCGCAAGTTCAAGATACAGCCCATGCCCACTATGGATGACACAGCCTCCATGCACCAAGTGATCGAGCGACGTTATGCACGCCTCCTTCAAGAAAGCCTCCCCCTCCCAGATCTAATTCTCGTGGATGGGGGTAAGGGTCAGATCAATGCGGCAAAAGAAGCCCTCGCAGCCTTGAAGGTTGATATTTATGTAGCGGGTATGGTCAAAAATGATCGGCATCAAACCTCAGTTCTAATGGACTCAGCAGGACATCCCCATTTTTTTGAACGTCGGTCAGCCGGTTTCCGCCTACTAGAACGAATTCAAAATGAAGTCCATCGTTTTGCAATCACCTTCCATCGACAGCAACGCACAAAAAGCATGATGCTCTCTGAGCTTGACGGTATACCTGGTGTCGGACAGAAGAGAAGACAACAACTATTGCGGTATTTTAAATCGATAGACAACATCCGCCAAGCCAACTTAGAGGATCTTCAGAAAGCAGGGCTTCCTTCTTCAGCAGCTGCCGCCATATATGCACACTTTAATGACAAAGGAGTTAAGCTATGA